The Symbiobacterium terraclitae genomic sequence TCAAGTCCTGCCGCCCCTGCCAGCTGAAACGGCCGCATCCTGCAGGATGCGGCCGTTTTCATGGATGAAAGCGGCGCCTCAGGGTGAGAATGTAAGCACGGGGCCGTACGGAATCCCGCGCTTTACAGGCCCAACAGTCACGTGTTACAATCTTCTACACTGGTCGGGCTGCCAGGTTTTATTTGTGTTGGGCACTTTCTAGTGAGGGTGGTCAAAGTCATGGAGCGTCTCAACGCCTTCTTTGCGGGGATTCGTACGTACCTGCGTGAAGTTGTCGGCGAACTCCGGAAGGTAGTCTGGCCCACCCGTGAGCGGGTCGTGAAGGCGACCGGGATCGTGGTGGCGATGGTCGCGTTCGTCGCAGGTTTCCTCTATCTCTGGGACCTGGGGCTCGACCTGTTGATGGGGCTGCTTTTCGGTTAGTTCGGTAAGCGAGGCAAAGGCAGGTGGAGGGGGGCGCCTTCCGCTCCCTGGGCTCATGGAAGAAAGAAACTGGTATGTCGTCCACACGTACTCCGGGTATGAGAACAAGGTGAAGACCAACCTGGAGAAGCGGGTTGAGTCCATGGAGATGCGCGAGAAGATCTTCCAGGTGCTCGTGCCCATGGAGGACGAAATCGAGATCAAGGACGGCAAGCAGAAAAAGGTAAAGCGGAAGGTCTTCCCCGG encodes the following:
- the secE gene encoding preprotein translocase subunit SecE gives rise to the protein MERLNAFFAGIRTYLREVVGELRKVVWPTRERVVKATGIVVAMVAFVAGFLYLWDLGLDLLMGLLFG